A single window of Drosophila suzukii chromosome 3, CBGP_Dsuzu_IsoJpt1.0, whole genome shotgun sequence DNA harbors:
- the LOC108007496 gene encoding uncharacterized protein, with protein sequence MSTEIEYSKLSTRVLFFKFPNTAGGGSTMDGCHNDILAPLILAVMVANGHPLTLDEIVDELTAVINSQTELAVAPEIIGDGKHGHKSFNPRRKY encoded by the coding sequence ATGAGTACAGAGATCGAATATTCCAAATTGAGCACtcgtgttttattttttaaatttcccaATACTGCCGGCGGAGGAAGCACAATGGACGGCTGCCACAACGACATCTTGGCCCCCCTCATCCTGGCCGTAATGGTGGCCAATGGACATCCCCTCACCCTGGACGAGATCGTCGATGAACTGACGGCGGTGATCAATTCTCAGACGGAGCTGGCAGTGGCCCCAGAAATTATTGGAGACGGCAAGCATGGCCATAAGTCATTTAACCCTAGACGAAAGTATTAA
- the LOC108007491 gene encoding uncharacterized protein gives MASGSQGRAKEFDFKILCETFAEICPDFRDVPGFGSRSDKMESLDFANRVIFELGPTMRQLKQSGRDQMWRLVFNGGGSVYIYTYTFQKPISGQPRLGGGKLYLTLKHAGLLAVKKLCALVPVYHDPRDKILLTPLARAVFDPPNIQKIASGLTNLLGRRVDCSDVVRAVISSCQSDGFHLEHSESHVALVAVGATTRDAAERKKLRRKTIKQYTNHGKVFDLSQYKIYSRYSKMASQIAEEPPLPDPEPPKEKPPVRIRNVSEVLRSIAKSTDDPLSGETIDMKFKAPPNREKRAEVEAMPTSMDVRLEGTSLERIRSKLLAPGQKSGWSAGGS, from the coding sequence ATGGCTAGCGGATCCCAAGGGCGTGCCAAAGAGTTCGACTTCAAGATACTGTGCGAGACCTTTGCCGAGATATGTCCAGACTTTCGAGATGTTCCCGGCTTCGGATCCAGATCCGATAAGATGGAGAGCTTGGACTTCGCCAATCGGGTGATATTCGAGTTGGGTCCAACGATGCGGCAGCTGAAACAAAGTGGCAGGGATCAGATGTGGCGTCTGGTTTTCAATGGAGGCGGCAGTGTCTATATCTATACTTATACGTTCCAGAAACCGATCAGCGGACAGCCGCGCCTCGGTGGCGGAAAGCTTTATTTGACCTTGAAGCATGCGGGTTTGCTGGCCGTTAAGAAGCTCTGTGCTTTGGTGCCAGTGTATCACGATCCGCGGGATAAAATTCTGCTGACTCCGCTGGCTAGAGCTGTCTTCGATCCCCCGAATATTCAGAAGATCGCCTCTGGGCTGACCAATCTTCTTGGGCGCAGAGTGGACTGCAGCGATGTGGTGCGGGCTGTGATCAGCAGTTGCCAGAGCGATGGTTTCCACTTGGAGCACAGCGAGAGCCATGTCGCCCTGGTGGCCGTGGGTGCCACAACCCGCGATGCCGCCGAACGCAAAAAGttaagaaggaaaaccataAAGCAGTACACTAACCATGGCAAGGTCTTTGACCTCAGCCAGTACAAGATCTACTCTAGATATTCAAAGATGGCTAGTCAAATCGCCGAGGAGCCACCACTTCCCGATCCAGAGCCACCCAAAGAGAAACCACCCGTGCGTATCCGCAATGTTAGTGAGGTACTACGTTCCATTGCCAAGTCCACCGATGATCCACTGAGTGGCGAAACCATCGATATGAAGTTCAAGGCTCCACCGAATCGGGAGAAGAGAGCAGAAGTGGAGGCTATGCCAACGTCCATGGATGTCCGTCTGGAAGGAACTAGCCTGGAGCGCATAAGGTCCAAATTACTGGCCCCAGGTCAGAAATCCGGTTGGTCAGCTGGTGGTTCTTAA